In Corylus avellana chromosome ca2, CavTom2PMs-1.0, the following proteins share a genomic window:
- the LOC132171111 gene encoding U-box domain-containing protein 35-like, which yields MSVSMSEESYAHRDEASAGYHNHNQFSKYSSSTVCEIEEESPSETFEINHGVPMASIREEFEGSLFSVDVQNSEDSVYVGVGKSDSSMDALAWTLKHAVTPSTIVYLVHVFPEVRYIPSPLGKLPKHQVSPEQVESYMAQERDKRGQLLQKFLDACSTSKVKVDTILIESDMVASAIRDLIPILNIRTLVVGTTKSSLRKLRSKRGSGVADQMLQNAAEGCVVKVICEGKEVTEDQMIESPSPRSNDINPKPTQDQEDQRNDTFSCMCFKI from the exons ATGTCGGTGTCGATGTCAGAGGAAAGTTACGCGCACCGCGATGAAGCTAGCGCCGGATACCATAACCACAACCAGTTCAGCAAATATAGCAGCAGTACTGTGTGCGAGATAGAGGAAGAGAGTCCAAGCGAGACCTTTGAGATCAACCATGGAGTTCCGATGGCGTCGATCAGAGAAGAGTTTGAAGGTAGCTTGTTTTCGGTTGATGTTCAGAACTCGGAAGATAGCGTGTATGTGGGCGTGGGCAAGAGCGATTCCAGCATGGACGCGCTAGCCTGGACATTGAAGCACGCTGTTACTCCCTCCACCATCGTCTACCTCGTACATGTCTTCCCGGAGGTACGATACATCCCAAGTCCAt TAGGAAAGCTTCCTAAGCATCAAGTGAGTCCAGAGCAAGTAGAGAGCTATATGGCCCAAGAAAGAGACAAGAGGGGACAACTCCTTCAAAAATTTCTTGATGCGTGTTCCACTTCCAag GTTAAGGTAGACACCATTCTAATCGAAAGTGATATGGTTGCAAGTGCAATCCGGGACCTCATTCCCATTCTCAACATAAGAACACTGGTTGTTGGAACCACTAAGTCCAGTCTAAG GAAATTGAGGTCTAAGAGAGGAAGTGGGGTAGCTGATCAAATGCTTCAGAATGCAGCGGAAGGATGTGTGGTTAAGGTCATATGTGAAGGAAAAGAAGTGACTGAAGATCAGATGATTGAGTCACCTTCTCCACGAAGCAATGACATTAATCCCAAGCCTACACAAGATCAGGAAGATCAACGCAACGATACCTTTTCATGTAtgtgttttaaaatttaa
- the LOC132172835 gene encoding U-box domain-containing protein 52-like produces the protein MMSAISEDYEEESSSSSDLFEINHEYDYESSLFSFDFQKRNDSVFVAVGKTESRSSMDALVWTLRYLVTPSTVLHLIHVFPPIRYVPSPLGMLPRSQVKPEMVESYVSQERDKRRKLLQKFLDTCSTSKVNVDLMLIESDNTVKAILDLIPVLSITKLVLGTTKLSLRKSESKRGSAIADQILQNASDGCEIKIICEGKEVIDRLIDWSSPRGNSSTTKSKWIDIFKYFNNKLR, from the exons ATGATGTCTGCGATATCCGAGGACTACGAGGAAGAGAGTTCAAGTAGTAGTGATCTGTTCGAGATCAACCATGAATACGATTACGAGAgtagtttgttttcttttgattttcagaAACGGAACGACAGCGTTTTTGTGGCGGTGGGGAAGACGGAGTCACGCTCAAGCATGGATGCGCTGGTGTGGACGCTCAGATACCTTGTTACTCCCTCCACCGTCCTTCATCTCATACATGTTTTTCCGCCGATACGCTACGTTCCAAGCCCAT TAGGAATGCTTCCAAGAAGTCAAGTGAAACCTGAAATGGTGGAGAGCTATGTGTCCCAAGAAAGGGATAAGAGAAGAAAGCTCCTTCAAAAGTTTCTAGACACGTGCTCTACTTCCAAG GTAAATGTTGATCTTATGCTCATTGAAAGTGATAACACTGTGAAGGCTATTCTGGACCTCATCCCAGTTCTCAGCATAACAAAACTAGTACTTGGAACCACAAAATTAAGTCTAAG gaaATCGGAGTCCAAGAGAGGAAGTGCAATAGCTGATCAGATCCTCCAGAATGCATCGGATGGTTGTGAGATTAAGATCATCTGCGAAGGGAAGGAAGTCATTGACAGGTTGATTGACTGGTCCTCTCCACGCGGGAATAGCAGTACGACAAAGTCAAAATGGATAGATATATTTAAATACTTCAATAACAAATTGCGGTAA